One Thalassotalea hakodatensis DNA segment encodes these proteins:
- a CDS encoding energy transducer TonB yields the protein MTRSLTIVVFAGIITLGLFAFMAYLIKQEKVAMTDIPEPIIVQVYELPKDSKVRTIIRRQFQPPEPPPVMTTVKSTLEPAESLSHFEFNPTGLKIENKMSKFNLGAQLANQEARPIIRSNPRYPREALQRGLEGWVRLAFDINKIGEVINIQVVDSQPKRVFDKAAKQALKRWKYKAKSIDGKPIIQTGFTVQLDFNMQQEI from the coding sequence ATGACGAGATCTTTAACGATAGTAGTATTTGCAGGCATTATTACCTTGGGGTTATTTGCTTTTATGGCATATTTAATTAAGCAAGAGAAGGTTGCTATGACAGATATTCCTGAGCCAATAATCGTTCAGGTTTATGAATTACCTAAGGATAGTAAGGTTAGAACAATAATTAGACGTCAATTTCAACCACCTGAACCGCCGCCTGTAATGACGACTGTAAAGTCTACGCTAGAGCCAGCAGAGTCATTAAGTCATTTTGAGTTTAATCCGACAGGGTTAAAGATTGAGAATAAAATGTCTAAGTTTAACTTAGGTGCTCAGCTCGCTAACCAAGAGGCTAGGCCAATAATTAGGTCTAACCCCCGGTATCCAAGAGAAGCATTACAAAGAGGTCTTGAAGGGTGGGTTAGGTTGGCTTTTGATATCAATAAGATAGGTGAAGTTATTAATATTCAAGTTGTTGATTCTCAGCCGAAACGTGTATTTGATAAAGCCGCTAAACAAGCATTAAAAAGATGGAAATATAAAGCGAAATCTATCGATGGTAAACCGATTATTCAAACAGGGTTTACCGTTCAACTAGACTTTAACATGCAGCAAGAAATATAG
- a CDS encoding RNA polymerase sigma factor — protein sequence MKLPSMIKGWMKTSSTPETLLKRYSTTKDKKYLSLLVKQFNQSLFHYLLTLSDKELAEDVVQITWLKVLKINNTAHEHTNVKAWLYTIARNTLFDELRKAQRWHYVVLDETQHAATSELTDKEDRLAAFNRALVHLPFYQREAFVFQQEGFSILEIAEMTNESFETVKSRLRYARKQLKIILGKDHE from the coding sequence TTGAAGTTACCTTCAATGATTAAAGGGTGGATGAAAACTTCATCCACCCCTGAAACGTTACTAAAACGTTACTCAACGACGAAAGATAAGAAGTATCTTTCATTGTTGGTTAAACAATTTAATCAATCTTTGTTTCACTATTTATTAACTTTGTCAGATAAAGAACTTGCTGAAGACGTGGTACAAATAACATGGCTTAAAGTATTAAAAATAAACAACACTGCACATGAACATACCAACGTTAAAGCTTGGTTATATACTATTGCTCGAAATACGTTATTCGATGAATTACGAAAAGCTCAGCGTTGGCACTATGTTGTTTTAGATGAAACACAACACGCGGCAACGAGTGAGTTAACCGACAAAGAAGATCGATTGGCAGCCTTTAATCGCGCATTAGTGCACTTACCTTTTTATCAACGAGAAGCGTTTGTATTTCAGCAAGAAGGCTTTTCAATATTAGAAATTGCAGAGATGACAAATGAAAGCTTTGAGACCGTTAAAAGTCGATTAAGGTATGCGAGAAAACAGCTGAAAATAATATTAGGAAAAGATCATGAATGA
- a CDS encoding energy transducer TonB, whose translation MNDDFDKEMSSLYQQRKAQIEAPTVVLPSGKAKNRVSVFKSLAILLCGGVSSFGIFALMSHLAKAPTPVTIEPQLSHQVIVLPDVIIDKNNADTVINRLPLPEKPIIATLPTGNDNSPYQIEKIEPSVDNNLTFDDTNTVHLPDIDLPQTSINPIVKVLPEYPQELLANRQTGIVKMRYQVAEDGRVFNIEVIEQSGARQFRRAAQKALGAWQYDKQLSVNDTLEVVFEFQLEAKE comes from the coding sequence ATGAATGATGATTTTGATAAAGAGATGAGTTCGCTTTATCAACAACGTAAGGCGCAGATAGAAGCTCCTACTGTAGTGTTACCAAGTGGAAAGGCTAAAAACCGTGTTTCTGTTTTTAAATCGTTGGCAATTTTACTATGTGGTGGCGTTTCGTCTTTTGGCATTTTTGCGTTAATGTCGCATTTAGCTAAAGCACCAACACCTGTCACCATTGAGCCGCAATTAAGCCATCAGGTGATCGTGTTACCAGACGTTATTATTGATAAAAATAACGCTGATACGGTTATCAACCGTCTGCCGTTACCTGAAAAACCTATTATTGCGACGCTACCAACCGGTAATGATAATTCGCCATATCAAATTGAAAAGATCGAACCATCTGTTGATAACAACTTAACATTTGATGATACCAATACTGTTCATTTACCTGATATTGATTTACCACAAACAAGTATTAACCCCATAGTAAAAGTTTTACCTGAATACCCTCAAGAGCTGTTAGCAAATAGGCAAACAGGTATCGTAAAAATGCGCTATCAAGTCGCTGAAGATGGGCGTGTTTTTAATATAGAAGTTATCGAACAAAGTGGGGCAAGACAGTTTAGACGTGCTGCTCAAAAAGCTTTAGGTGCTTGGCAATACGACAAACAATTGTCTGTAAATGATACGCTTGAAGTCGTTTTTGAATTCCAATTGGAAGCTAAGGAATAA
- a CDS encoding hybrid sensor histidine kinase/response regulator has translation MLPISVLVLLSFFYLILLFTIAFVGDKYTISKKVKPVVYSLGLGVYCTSWAFYGVTGQSATTGWWFTPTYTGAILVFIFAWPLVLKVARICREQSLTSLADFIASRYGKSSKLAGLITITAVFAIIPYIALQLRAITSSFNEVINYPAEQSPVDITLLFTVTLAVFAILFGTRRIRPSEHNPGLLLAIAFESIVKLFTFLAIGFFVCFYMFDGMTELFQQASEHRAVQTISSPPSYVYVMQTLLGVLMMFCLPRQFHMTFIELDEERELKTARWLFPVYMILINIFALPIAYAGLILFDGVSVGSDSFMLQLPILAGSQLMTLVSFLGGFSAATSMVIVATIVLSIMISNDLITPKLLNREAHAGQLQKLSPDKLLLIRRIAIVIILLAAYAYYQVTSNSELLAVTGLMSMSLVAQFSPALLLGLVWRKANQKAAYRSIIVGTLFWAYTLLLPSLHQSLINIDALLQEGFLGIAWLRPTMMFGLELEFISHGVFISLVASFLVFVYYSLATTPEVTEQLYAVNFIQPDDSQRDINQISSALTIRDLHSLVARFFGPTVADQLINDYFQQQAFNWEHVAPVALEQKAEQELAGVIGGASAKLLFDSAKRRRSALLNDVVDIVDEASELLRFNRSLLQATIQNVEQGISVVDKELRVVAWNRRYIEMFDYPEKEIFVGRPVEEVLQFNANRGLFNKDNSNEEIAKRISYLQQGKSYRFQRVQKNGKVYEMSGNPLPGGGFVTTYADITEFVNTQKALEEVNVHLESRVEQRTHDLQKLNLHLQAAKQEAEQANINKTRYFAALSHDLLQPFNAASLFSSILAEKAGEQGGDKADIKELSDNIHYSLTNAEQLLSSILELTKLDAGSTTPYLEDFNIESFIRPIAEEFSYLAQNKHLAFEQRIDNCATRSDKALLRRVLQNLLANALRYTNQGTVSLNAYQLQQKLIIEVADTGVGIKQEDQQRIFNDFEQIEGAQGNKHHVGLGLGLAITSRICKILGIPLSLTSSINEGSCFTLSLPVIKMSQHTEVDKLPVINRNRRDLTGLHVLVIDNDTAVLTAMKQRLLEWGCQVSVAHDQQTALAKCQQQLPEMILADYHLDHGKTGVDAVNHIRDTLQCQIPIIINSADHSEELYEQVVENNFIFINKPVKPAALKRTIKSLMKTV, from the coding sequence ATGCTGCCGATTTCTGTCTTAGTTTTATTAAGCTTTTTCTATCTTATTTTACTGTTTACCATCGCCTTTGTTGGTGATAAATACACAATCTCAAAGAAAGTTAAGCCGGTAGTATATAGCCTAGGGTTAGGAGTTTACTGCACCTCTTGGGCGTTTTATGGCGTAACAGGGCAGTCAGCTACCACGGGATGGTGGTTTACACCAACCTATACCGGCGCGATTTTAGTGTTTATCTTCGCTTGGCCTTTAGTGTTAAAGGTTGCTCGCATTTGTCGTGAGCAGTCGTTAACCTCGTTAGCCGATTTTATTGCTTCTCGCTATGGTAAATCATCTAAACTAGCTGGCTTAATTACCATTACGGCAGTGTTTGCCATTATTCCGTATATTGCTTTACAGCTTAGGGCGATTACTAGCAGTTTCAACGAAGTGATTAATTATCCCGCTGAACAATCTCCTGTAGATATTACCTTATTGTTTACTGTTACCTTAGCCGTGTTTGCCATATTATTCGGCACTAGGCGTATTCGCCCCTCTGAACATAACCCAGGGCTATTATTAGCGATTGCGTTTGAATCGATAGTGAAGCTATTCACCTTTTTAGCGATTGGTTTTTTTGTGTGTTTTTACATGTTTGACGGTATGACTGAACTGTTTCAACAGGCAAGCGAGCACCGTGCGGTTCAAACCATTAGCTCGCCACCCAGCTATGTTTACGTCATGCAAACGTTATTAGGCGTGTTAATGATGTTTTGTTTACCGCGTCAGTTTCATATGACTTTTATTGAATTAGATGAAGAAAGAGAGCTTAAAACAGCACGTTGGCTTTTTCCTGTATATATGATTTTAATCAATATATTTGCATTACCTATTGCTTATGCGGGCTTAATTTTATTTGATGGTGTGAGCGTTGGCTCTGACAGCTTTATGCTGCAATTGCCGATATTAGCGGGCAGTCAATTAATGACATTAGTGTCATTCTTAGGTGGTTTTTCTGCGGCGACGAGTATGGTGATTGTCGCAACCATTGTATTAAGTATTATGATTTCAAATGACTTGATCACACCAAAATTACTAAACCGTGAAGCACATGCAGGCCAGCTGCAAAAGCTTAGCCCTGATAAACTGCTGTTGATCCGCCGTATTGCCATTGTCATTATACTGTTAGCTGCTTATGCCTATTATCAGGTGACTTCTAATTCAGAATTATTAGCGGTTACCGGTTTAATGTCTATGTCGTTAGTTGCACAGTTTTCTCCTGCATTATTGTTAGGGTTGGTATGGCGAAAAGCGAACCAAAAAGCGGCTTATCGCAGTATTATTGTTGGCACGCTATTTTGGGCGTACACTTTGTTATTACCTTCGCTTCATCAAAGCTTGATTAATATTGATGCATTACTTCAGGAAGGATTTTTAGGTATTGCCTGGTTGCGTCCAACGATGATGTTTGGTTTAGAGCTCGAGTTTATTTCTCACGGTGTGTTTATTAGTCTTGTCGCGAGTTTCTTGGTATTTGTTTATTACTCTTTAGCTACTACACCGGAAGTTACCGAACAATTATATGCGGTTAACTTTATACAGCCCGATGATTCTCAGCGCGATATTAATCAAATATCTTCTGCACTCACCATTCGTGATTTACATAGTTTAGTGGCTCGTTTTTTTGGACCAACGGTCGCTGATCAGCTTATAAATGATTATTTTCAACAGCAGGCGTTTAACTGGGAACATGTTGCCCCGGTTGCTTTAGAGCAAAAAGCAGAACAAGAGTTAGCGGGTGTTATTGGCGGTGCATCAGCAAAACTTTTGTTTGATTCAGCAAAACGCAGACGTAGTGCACTGTTAAATGATGTGGTTGATATTGTTGATGAAGCGAGTGAGTTGCTACGCTTTAACCGTTCGTTATTACAAGCGACCATTCAAAACGTTGAACAAGGTATTTCGGTGGTCGATAAAGAATTACGTGTTGTTGCATGGAATCGCCGCTACATAGAAATGTTTGATTACCCTGAAAAAGAGATATTTGTCGGTAGGCCAGTAGAAGAAGTATTACAGTTTAATGCAAACAGAGGCTTATTTAATAAAGATAATAGTAATGAAGAAATAGCTAAGCGAATTTCGTATTTGCAGCAAGGGAAGTCTTACCGATTTCAGCGGGTGCAAAAGAACGGTAAAGTGTATGAAATGTCTGGTAACCCTTTGCCAGGTGGCGGCTTTGTTACCACGTATGCAGATATTACCGAATTTGTAAACACACAAAAAGCGTTAGAAGAAGTGAATGTACATCTAGAATCACGCGTTGAGCAACGTACGCATGATTTACAGAAATTAAACTTGCACTTACAGGCGGCGAAACAAGAAGCAGAGCAAGCGAATATCAATAAAACGCGTTATTTTGCTGCCTTAAGCCATGATTTGTTACAGCCGTTTAATGCTGCCAGCTTATTTTCTTCTATCCTTGCAGAAAAAGCAGGAGAACAAGGTGGCGATAAAGCTGATATTAAAGAATTAAGCGATAATATTCATTATTCATTGACCAATGCTGAGCAACTATTAAGTTCTATTTTAGAACTAACAAAGTTAGATGCTGGCAGCACAACGCCTTATTTAGAAGATTTTAATATAGAAAGCTTTATACGACCTATTGCGGAAGAGTTTTCTTACCTTGCCCAAAATAAGCATTTAGCATTTGAGCAACGTATTGATAATTGCGCAACACGTTCTGATAAAGCGTTATTACGACGTGTATTACAAAATTTATTGGCCAATGCGCTGCGTTATACTAATCAAGGAACTGTTTCATTAAATGCCTATCAATTACAGCAAAAACTGATTATTGAGGTAGCTGATACAGGTGTGGGGATAAAACAAGAAGATCAACAACGTATTTTTAATGATTTCGAGCAAATCGAAGGAGCACAAGGTAATAAGCATCATGTTGGTTTGGGGTTAGGCCTCGCCATTACTTCTCGTATTTGTAAAATTCTAGGTATTCCACTGTCGTTAACATCTTCAATAAACGAAGGGAGTTGTTTTACCTTATCGTTGCCAGTGATCAAAATGTCGCAGCACACAGAAGTTGACAAACTCCCCGTTATTAATCGAAATAGACGAGACTTAACGGGCTTACATGTTTTAGTGATAGATAACGATACGGCGGTATTGACGGCGATGAAACAACGCTTACTAGAATGGGGGTGTCAGGTCAGTGTTGCACACGATCAACAAACGGCTTTAGCAAAGTGTCAACAGCAGTTGCCGGAAATGATTTTGGCCGATTACCACTTAGATCATGGTAAAACGGGTGTTGATGCGGTTAATCATATTCGTGATACTTTACAGTGTCAGATCCCTATCATTATCAATTCTGCTGATCATTCCGAAGAGCTTTATGAGCAAGTCGTTGAGAATAACTTTATTTTTATAAATAAGCCGGTAAAGCCTGCGGCATTAAAGCGGACGATAAAATCTTTGATGAAAACGGTATAA
- a CDS encoding response regulator, with protein MSEEIVKLAVADDHPLFRTALIQAASKVLPTSEIIEADCYDNLIKVIQQHPDIELIFLDLNMPGNEGFTGLTSIKNAYQDIQVVMVSATEEPSVISKAIDLGASGYIPKSASLDQIAAAIEEVLDGETWLPAGIDLTNIEPTPAKALADKLHKLTPAQYRVLQMIADGLLNKQIAWEMNIQEPTVKNHVSAILQKLQVNNRTQASMLFQNLKQMTPQSST; from the coding sequence ATGAGTGAAGAAATTGTGAAATTAGCAGTTGCCGATGATCATCCATTATTTAGAACTGCACTAATTCAAGCAGCGAGTAAGGTATTACCAACTAGCGAAATAATTGAAGCGGATTGCTACGACAATCTTATCAAAGTGATTCAACAACACCCTGATATTGAACTTATTTTCCTTGACTTAAACATGCCAGGCAATGAAGGTTTTACAGGGTTAACCTCAATCAAAAATGCCTATCAAGACATTCAAGTGGTCATGGTTTCTGCGACAGAAGAGCCCAGTGTTATCAGCAAAGCTATTGATTTAGGCGCAAGTGGGTATATCCCTAAATCAGCCTCATTAGATCAAATTGCCGCCGCAATCGAAGAAGTATTAGATGGTGAAACCTGGTTACCCGCCGGAATTGATCTTACGAACATTGAGCCAACTCCAGCTAAAGCACTCGCTGATAAACTCCATAAACTCACGCCTGCACAATATCGTGTATTACAAATGATCGCGGATGGCTTGTTAAACAAACAAATAGCCTGGGAAATGAATATTCAAGAGCCAACCGTCAAAAATCATGTTTCAGCGATACTACAAAAACTTCAAGTGAATAACCGAACACAAGCCAGTATGTTATTTCAAAACCTAAAACAGATGACACCACAGTCATCTACCTAG